The Terrirubrum flagellatum nucleotide sequence ACCGGCATCAATATGCGTATTGAACATGGAGAGCGCGTTGCGCTGATCGGCCATAACGGCGCGGGCAAAACGACGCTGCTTCGTGTTCTTGCAGGGATCTACGTCCCCCAAGGCGGCCGAATCGCAATCAAAGGCCGCATTGCGCCCTTGTTCGATATCGGGCTTGGCATGGATGGCGAAGCAAGCGGCTATGACAATATCAGGCTGCGCGGCCTTAGTCTCGGGCTGTCACGCCGCGAGATTGAAAGCCGCATCGATGAGATCGCCGATTTCACGGAGCTCGGCGCGTTTCTGGACATGCCGATCAGAACCTACTCCGCCGGCATGCAAATCCGGCTCGCTTTCGCAGTCTCGACAAGCGTGGAGCCCGATATCCTCCTGCTCGATGAGGGGATCGGCGCTGTCGATTCAACGTTTCTCGAAAAGGCGAATGCGCGGCTGAAAAAGTTCGTCGATCGCGCCGGAATTCTCGTTCTCGCATCGCATGCCGACGGGCTTCTTTCCGAACTCTGCACCCGCGCCATCCGTCTCGAGCATGGTCGGCTCGTGGATGACGGGCCTCTCGCGCAGGTGATGCGCCGCCATCGCGGCAGCGACTGGCCGGATGCCGAAACTAGAGATCGCCCCGTGCGAGACGTTGAAGATAAAGACCGTACTGGCTCTTCTCCAGTTCATTACCGAGTCGCATAAGTTGATCGGCGTCAATGAAGCCTTGCTTGAAAGCGATCTCTTCAGGGCAGGAGATCTTGAACCCCTGACGGCGCTCAAGCGTGCGCACAAACTCGGCAGCTTCGATCAACGAGTCCGGCGTGCCGGTGTCGAGCCAGGCGAAACCACGCCCCATGCTCTCGACTGTCAACGCGCCTTCTTCGAGATAGATGCGATTGAGATCTGTGATCTCAAGCTCTCCGCGACCGGACGGCCTCAGCGTCCGCGCAATTTGCGACGCCCGGCCGTCATAGAAGTAGAGACCAGTCACCGCCCAGTTGGATGCGGGCTTTGCGGGCTTTTCCTCAATCGCAATCGCCCTGCGATCGCGATCGAAACTGATGACGCCGTATCGTTCGGGGTCGTTGACATGATAAGCGAATACCGTGGCGCCGGAGCTGCGCCCCGCGGCGCTCGTCAAGAGCTCAGGCAAACCGTGTCCGTAGAAGAGGTTGTCGCCAAGAATGAGCGCCGAGCTCTGGCTGGCCACGAACTCCTCTCCGATCAGATAGGCCTGTGCAAGGCCGTCGGGGCTCGGCTGTTCGGCATAGCTGAACTTGATTCCCCAGCGCTCGCCAGTTCCCAGAAGCGCGCGGAAGCGCGGCAAATCATGCGGCGTCGAGATGACCAAAATATCGCGCACGCCGGCCAGCATCAGCGTCGAAAGCGGGTAATAAATCATCGGCTTGTCATAGATCGGCAGCAATTGTTTCGACGCCGCCATCGTCATGGGATGGAGGCGCGTCCCGCTCCCGCCCGCCAGGATGATGCCTTTCATGCCCTTCGATCTCCCGAACCTTCTGGCAGCTATACAGCCGGGTTGCCGAGCGCAAGGCGCGCCCGGACTGCTTGCGGCCATATGACCGATATCGCACCCGACCAGTTACCCTGAGCCCGACCAGAAATTGCGTTTCCCGCCCGGTTCGCCCACAACCCGATGACACGATCAGATTGACCGATGCTGGACATTTCGCCGCTCCGCATTCCAGAGGTTCTGGAAATCAGGCCCCGCAAATTCGGGGACGAGCGCGGCTTTTTTTCGGAGACCTACAGCAGGGACCGCTTCGCGGCGAATGGAGTCCAACTCGATTGGATTCAGGACAATCAGTCCTATTCCCAGGAAGCCTTTACGCTTCGCGGACTGCATTTCCAGAAGCCGCCTTTCGCCCAGGACAAACTGGTGCGCGTGTTGCGCGGTCGCATCTGGGACGTGGCCGTCGATGTCAGACGAGGATCGCCGAATTTCGGTCAATGGGTGGCGCTCGAAGTTTCGGCGGAAGCGTTCAACCAGATCCTCGTACCAGTCGGCTTTGCGCATGGCTTCCTGACGCTCGAACCGGATAC carries:
- a CDS encoding ABC transporter ATP-binding protein; protein product: MLSASSIHLENVSVQFPLYGGSARSLRNRLVSSVTGGRIGSDARSRICVEALTGINMRIEHGERVALIGHNGAGKTTLLRVLAGIYVPQGGRIAIKGRIAPLFDIGLGMDGEASGYDNIRLRGLSLGLSRREIESRIDEIADFTELGAFLDMPIRTYSAGMQIRLAFAVSTSVEPDILLLDEGIGAVDSTFLEKANARLKKFVDRAGILVLASHADGLLSELCTRAIRLEHGRLVDDGPLAQVMRRHRGSDWPDAETRDRPVRDVEDKDRTGSSPVHYRVA
- the rfbC gene encoding dTDP-4-dehydrorhamnose 3,5-epimerase translates to MLDISPLRIPEVLEIRPRKFGDERGFFSETYSRDRFAANGVQLDWIQDNQSYSQEAFTLRGLHFQKPPFAQDKLVRVLRGRIWDVAVDVRRGSPNFGQWVALEVSAEAFNQILVPVGFAHGFLTLEPDTEVLYKVSASYSPAHDFSIRYDDPGFSVAWPLAGHEPVLSDKDAAAPHFAAADSPFTFTGDLR
- the rfbA gene encoding glucose-1-phosphate thymidylyltransferase RfbA: MKGIILAGGSGTRLHPMTMAASKQLLPIYDKPMIYYPLSTLMLAGVRDILVISTPHDLPRFRALLGTGERWGIKFSYAEQPSPDGLAQAYLIGEEFVASQSSALILGDNLFYGHGLPELLTSAAGRSSGATVFAYHVNDPERYGVISFDRDRRAIAIEEKPAKPASNWAVTGLYFYDGRASQIARTLRPSGRGELEITDLNRIYLEEGALTVESMGRGFAWLDTGTPDSLIEAAEFVRTLERRQGFKISCPEEIAFKQGFIDADQLMRLGNELEKSQYGLYLQRLARGDL